Within the Anaerotignum faecicola genome, the region TCGCCCGTCGCATGGTAATCAAAATCCGCTTTGCAGTCAAAGAGCCAGAACGGCACATATACGCCCGTAATCTTTTCCAACCGCTGCTCAGAGGTATAGCCCTTCGGAAGCAGCCTTTTTCCCTTGCAAAGCTGCAAAAACGCCTTTCTTGCGTCCTCCTTATCCGTCTCAAACGGCAGAATCGCAGAGGGGCGGTATTCCCCCTCCAGCTGTGTCGGCAGAATCGTCGGGTTGCCGCAGAAAACGCAGAAGGTTGCCGCCGTTACATCATCCGTCACAATCTCGCCGCCGCAGGAGGGGCAGTGATACGCGCGCAGATGGCTCAGATCTTCGTCCGTCTCAGTAATATTTTCCTCATAATGATAGGAAATCTCCGCCGTATTTTCCGCAGCCTCGGCTCTGGGCTTGACTTCATAATCATCCTGCTTCGTCTCGGCCCCTCTCTGCTCCAGCTCCTCTCTGGTAAATTTGCCGCCGCAGTAATCGCAGACCCATTTCTGCTCCTTCCCATCATAGCGCAGATACGCCATGCAGTCGGGGCAAAGGTAGGTCAATGCTGTCTGTTCCATTTTTTATTCACATCCCTTCGGATTCCCGTTATCGTTTATGCTTTGGTTTCAGCTCCGCCAGATAGCCTGCCGTAATAATGCCTGTCGGCAGAGCGAACACCGCAATTCCCACAAAAGAGGTCACAATGGCAATGATTTTGCCGATGCTCGTCGCAGGGCAAATATCCCCATAGCCGACCGTTGTCAGCGTGATGGTCGCCCAATAGACCGCATCCAGAAAGCTTGCGAAGGTATCCGGCTCAACCTGAAACAATATCAACGCCGACAGAAGGATATACCCAACTGCCAGAAGCCCTATCGTGAAAAGGTTATCCTTTTCCTTATGAATCACCTGCATCATCAGATGAAATCCCTTAGAATAGCGCAGAATCTTTAAGGGCTTCATGCACTTCGGCAGACGCAGGATACGCACCGCCTTCAGCGTCGAATACAGCGGTGTCAGAGAGGAAAGAATCGCAATCAGATCAACCACAGCAAAAAACGTAAACGGATAACGCAAAAAGGGCTTTTCCCCCTTCAGCTTAAAATCCGCTGTGCCCCATCTGAGCAGATAATCTATGATGAAAATAAACACCGTTATGCGGTCAATCCGATAAAATACGGGATTTGTGCTGTTTTTCACACAAAGAGGCAGTACGCTTGCAATAATGCAGAAAATCATAAATCGGTCATAATACAGGCTGATTTTGTCCTCCTGCTCTCCCTTTTCAATCATTTCATAAATCCGCCGCCGCATGGGCTTTCCTCCTTTTTCTGCCGTTTCTTCTGTTCGTAAAAAAGGATATCGGCATACTTCACCGATATCCCTTTGTTTTTTTGCTTATTCTACTTCTGTTTTCTCTGCTTCTGCGGCTGTTTCTTCGGCTTCCTCCTCAATATCCTCCTCAGAAATCTTCGCAA harbors:
- a CDS encoding ion transporter → MRRRIYEMIEKGEQEDKISLYYDRFMIFCIIASVLPLCVKNSTNPVFYRIDRITVFIFIIDYLLRWGTADFKLKGEKPFLRYPFTFFAVVDLIAILSSLTPLYSTLKAVRILRLPKCMKPLKILRYSKGFHLMMQVIHKEKDNLFTIGLLAVGYILLSALILFQVEPDTFASFLDAVYWATITLTTVGYGDICPATSIGKIIAIVTSFVGIAVFALPTGIITAGYLAELKPKHKR